The genomic DNA AGTGGCCAAATGAAGCATCTCGACCACAGCTGCCAGAGGACATAATTTTTTCCTGTCGTACTGGCCAAACCTTCCCCCCAGAATCACAAATGCAGGGCGAATCATCTTTCCTCCGGCGTGTATCATATCCCTCAACACGCCCTGTATAAATTTACTACCATTGCTGAAAGATTTTTTCATTATATTTATTACTTCTTCAAGATCTCTTTGTATTTCAGGATAATCATTCCAAAACTTATCCATTAAATCACCTTTATCAATATAGATTTATTCCTTTTAATTTTCTCCAGTGATTCATTACGAATCTGGCAGATAAGCCTACAAAAATACCTGTCCCTATACCCACTATCATCAAAACGGGAACATAAATCATTATGTTGACATTTTGCAATATCAGAGCAGCCACCGCCATCTGGCCGATATTGTGAAATACAGCTCCTATAACGCTTACTCCAATCTCGCTTACATTATCTCCTCCCAGGTTTTTCACGGCAAACATGGCCACAAGGCTTAAAAGTCCGCCACCAATGCTGTAGAAAAAAGAAGAGGGTGACGCCGCAAAAAACGCGGACAAAAGTATCCTCACCCCTATTACTACAAGAGTGTTGTAAAATCCGAATAAATAAAGCGATATTACAGTTATTATGTTGGCAAGCCCCAATTTAGCACCTGGCACAATAAAAGGAACAGGAATCATTCCTTCTATAATGTATAAAGCTAGAGAATTAGCTATCAATATAGACAAAAAAACCAACTTTCGAGTTCCCGATAGGGAGTTCCAATCAATATACGACCTGGTCGATTTGGGCATTTTTTTCACCTTTTATCTCTACTACTATTCGGAACGGCAAACACACAATGCTTTGCCCCGGTTTGTCAATAAAACCCTCTTTAATACATATCTTATCAGGGCATTCAGCGTAGATGACTTTTATTCCACCATCTTTAACCATCAATATATCTTTGCCGTACTTTGTAACAACAGGAATTTTCTGCTGATAATTGGTGTCATCCAGGGAGACCTTTTTATAAAACTTGCCATCCACTGTTATAACCGCATATTTATGAGCATAATGACGATTTGATGTTATGTTGTAAAAACCCAGCAAAACTACAGCCAAAATCGCCATAAAAAGCGCCACGACGATATCGCCTTTTTTCAACCGGACGCCTTCTTTCCCATCACTTTAACTGATGTACAGATATGTTCTCCTGGCAAAAGGAGTCCTAGCCCACCAGTTCTTTATCCACGGTATCACATAGTAGTCCAGTCCACATGTCCTTCCTGCTCCTCCCATAAGAGCAATAGCTGCAAATATATACCACAGTATCGACTTGTCAGCCATTGCAGAGAGGATAAAGTTCAACGAAAGGAATATAGAACCCGCCGATGCTAAAACAGTAAACAACCCCGCAATCAGCGCTAAACCTATAGCCACCTCTGTGAGGACTACCATAGCCTGAAATACAAAAGCATGCGGTGTTACAAAAGTGTCCATAAACCACTTATAAATAGCCGGAGGTTGCTTTAACAGCGGCTGCAACTTCTGCGCTGTATTTGCTGCCTCACCAGCCTTGGCCGTAGCTCCTGACACGTCAGAAGTATTTATTATAAATATCTTTGAAGGATTAAGCCAACCCTGTTGTATTTTGCTTATCCCTTCAATCAGCCACAGCGCACCTACATATACCCTTAGACATACCAGCCACAATATAGGCATCCTAGCAGCAACGTGACCTCCTAACAGCGAACGATTGCCTTTAACCTCAAAGAATTCGTGCATAATATATGATAAAACAGCATTTAGGCCGGCTACCCCAAACAAATAATGTATATTTACCAGATGCTTCATCGCCATAGCTAGAAAACCTGAGAGTGATACACCCATCAATTCTGCTACAGCGTATCGGCTACCCAAAGACACCATAAACCCATGATAGTTTGGTTTAAAAGGCTTTTTGGAACTGCCATATATATCTGCTATTATATTGTGCACAGCAGTCTCAGCAGTCTGCAGCGCAGTTTCTACAACCTGTGGAACAGGTTTTCCTTCGTACTCGTAATAAGCCACATCGCCTATTACATATACATTTTCTTTTCCTGCCGCCTGCATGTACTCATTGGTATGTATTCTAAATCTCCTATTCAACTCCAATCCAAAGTTTTCAGCACTCCTGTTTCCCTGAACTCCACAC from Caldanaerobius fijiensis DSM 17918 includes the following:
- a CDS encoding Gx transporter family protein yields the protein MPKSTRSYIDWNSLSGTRKLVFLSILIANSLALYIIEGMIPVPFIVPGAKLGLANIITVISLYLFGFYNTLVVIGVRILLSAFFAASPSSFFYSIGGGLLSLVAMFAVKNLGGDNVSEIGVSVIGAVFHNIGQMAVAALILQNVNIMIYVPVLMIVGIGTGIFVGLSARFVMNHWRKLKGINLY
- a CDS encoding NusG domain II-containing protein, which produces MKKGDIVVALFMAILAVVLLGFYNITSNRHYAHKYAVITVDGKFYKKVSLDDTNYQQKIPVVTKYGKDILMVKDGGIKVIYAECPDKICIKEGFIDKPGQSIVCLPFRIVVEIKGEKNAQIDQVVY
- a CDS encoding FAD-dependent oxidoreductase, yielding MGHDKRIVIVGAGYGGVHAAKLLNKKLKKEDGVQITLIDKKPYHTLVTDLHEVAGARLEPDSVRVYLHKIFAGKKVDVITDEVEKIDYEKQQVVGKAGQYGYDYLIIAVGSEPCDFGVPGVFEHGFTVGSLELATKTRDHIEEMFRKASVEKDVEKRKKMLTFVVAGAGFTGIETAGELVEWTRDLCNKYHIDRNDVKVMVVEALGNILPNLNQKLAAKAFKYLTKRGVKILTNCAITKVCEDYVVLKDGSKIETKTLIWTCGVQGNRSAENFGLELNRRFRIHTNEYMQAAGKENVYVIGDVAYYEYEGKPVPQVVETALQTAETAVHNIIADIYGSSKKPFKPNYHGFMVSLGSRYAVAELMGVSLSGFLAMAMKHLVNIHYLFGVAGLNAVLSYIMHEFFEVKGNRSLLGGHVAARMPILWLVCLRVYVGALWLIEGISKIQQGWLNPSKIFIINTSDVSGATAKAGEAANTAQKLQPLLKQPPAIYKWFMDTFVTPHAFVFQAMVVLTEVAIGLALIAGLFTVLASAGSIFLSLNFILSAMADKSILWYIFAAIALMGGAGRTCGLDYYVIPWIKNWWARTPFARRTYLYIS